CCATCAACGTAAATCTCACCAGACTCAGCTTCCAAAAGGCCATCAATCAGGCGTACAACTGTAGATTTCCCACTACCATTGTGTCCAACAATCGAAAGCCACTCTCCTTGTTTCACGTGAAACGAAACCGTGTCAATTTGATACTCTTCTACTGTTTTATCGTATCGAAAGGATACATTTTTTAGCTCAATCATCTGTTTCATTTATTTAAATGTGTCTTTAAAGAGATAGCTACTTCCCTTAAAGTAGTCGTAACCAGAATAAATTGTGAAAATCAATGCAATATAAAGCAACACTTGCCCTGGAAGTGTCCAATGGCAAAGCAAAAAGATAATGGCAAACATTTGGCTAAAGGTTTTAATTTTTCCTGGCATGGCTGCAGCAAGAACTGTACCACCTGTCTCAACAAGTAGAAGACGCAAACCAGTAACAGCTAACTCACGACAAATGATAACGGCTGCAATCCAAGCAGGAACCATTTTTAATTCAATCATCATGATAAAGGCTGACATGACCAATAATTTATCTGCCATTGGATCGGCAAATTTACCAAAATTACTCACTACATTCCATTTACGTGCAAGAAAGCCATCTAAATAATCTGTAATACTAGCAATTGCAAAAATAACTGCCGCTACAATATGTCCTAAGTAAGAGTGACTTAAACTTAAAATAGCAATAAAAATAGGAATCATTACAACCCGAATTAATGTCAATGCATTAGGAATATTTTCTTTTTTCATACTTCCTCCAAAAAATAAACTATCTTTACATCTATTTTACAGATGCTGTAAACTCATAAAAATATACGATATAAATCACAAAGCCAAGGATGGCAAAACTCACTAGTAGATAATACAGGATTGGTAACCAGCTCGCTTTCTGTCTTAATTTTCTTGAATGAAGCTCTTCGTCATCTACAAGTATTTCTTCATCAAATAACAATTCTTTTCCTTCACGAAAAGCTGTCAATAGGATGGACTCATCTAATCCCAAAGCCCATGCTAACTTTTTAAGATAGATCTGAGCGTAAAAGGGACTCGGTAATAGATCAAACTCATCGTTTTCCAACGCTTCTATATAAGGAATTCCAATGGCTGTTTTATTTGACACATCCTGTAAACTTAAGTGTAAATTTACTCTTGACAGTCTTAACACTTGACCAATCGTTCTCTTCTTCATGTTTTCCCTTCTTGATACATTGTTTACTACTTTTGAAAAATCATATAGTCAACCATCTCAGCCTGGTCGATGAACTGACGCCCTAATTTGATGATATCTTGTAAACTAATACCTTGTAAAATCTTTGGAAGATCATAAGAAGTGCTACCGTCTGAAAAATATTCAAACTGAGTGGCACTATACTCAAGCGAATTTAAACCTTGTAAGAAATCACCAAACATTTCGCTTTTAATCGTATCCAAATGTTCCTGATTGACATCTGGATCCTTCTCAAATTGTTTGATTGCTGACCTAAATTGATGAGATAGGGACACCGGTTCTTGAGTATCCATTGTCAAAATAACGAAATGAAATAATTCCTCAACCTCGACTTCAAGTGTCAATGAGTTGTCAATCTTCCCAGCTTCATATAAACTTTGAAACCGTTGCGAAGTCCAACCAAACATCATCGAAAACAGTAATTTCAACATCAATTTATAACGAAATTTTTCCTCTTCCTTAATGATATCATTTCCTCGAATTCCAATTGCCAACTTAGGAGTAGCAACTTCCATTCTACAAGATTGATTCAATCTTACTTCATTTTTTTCTACAGGAAAACGTTCTAACTCCACAGATGGATGAAGAGGAACTAGATCATATTCCTTTACTACTTGCAATACTTCATCAACATCAAAGTTTCCGATCACTAATAAGTGCATTTGAGAGGGATGATAGAATAGATCAAAGTTTTCACGGAGATTATCTATTGTAATGTCAGAAATAGACTCCCTAGTTCCAGCAATATCATCTGCTAACGGTGTTCCAGGATATAAATTTTCTAAAGCACCAAAAAATAATCGATAGTCTGGACTATCTTGGTACATTCCAATTTCTTGTTGAATGATTTCTCTTTCCTTAGATACAGATTTTTCTGTAAAGGAAACCTTTGAAACCATCTCCAATAACAATTGAATATTTTCAGGGACCTTTGAAGTTGTTGAGAAAAGATAACTTGTCTTTGTAAAGCTTGTGAAGGCATTACTTTCCGATCCTAAATGAACGAATTTTTTTAAATAATCTTGACCATTTTCATCTTCAAATACTTTGTGTTCTAGGAAATGAGCAATTCCTGCAGGATATTGCCTTTCATCACCATTCACTAGAATTCGTGTATCCACTGAGCCAAACTTAGTTGTGATTATTCCATAGGTTTCATAATAATCTTCTTTGGGAATTAAATGAATAGTCAACCCATTTGACAAGCGTGTAAAGTAAACTTGCTCACCAACTGATTCATAATATTTTTCTTTAATTTTCAATCTTTACACTACTTTCCTTCCATAAAATAAACAGACTGTAAATTAATTGTTTTTGCCACTTCAATAATTTCTTCTCTACTAACCTTATCGATGGACTCTAACCACTCTTCTAAAGAAAGGACTTTCTTTCCTAGGATCGTTTTCAAATATTCCCTTTCAATCAAGGTATTTTGCCGATCCTGTGCTAATAAGGTCGTATTCACCAACATTTCTTTTGTCAATTGAAACTCTGACTCTGTAAACTTGCCTCGTTTTAAATCATTCAACTGTCTCATAATCAAGGTCATTACTTTGGTACGAGATTCCTTATCAATGCCTGCAAAAACTCTCATAAAGCCTGTAAAAATATCAAAATGGCTAGAGATGGTATAAGCAAGACCTTCTTTCTCACGAATTATTTGAAAAAGTCTCGAATGCGAGAAAGCTCCCAGCATCCCATTTAATACAACTAGGGGGATATGGAGAGATTCTCCATACTGGGTAGAAAAATGATAACCTAATTCTAAAATAGATTGTTGGTTTTGTTTTTGCTCTAACTTTTCTCTAACAACATTTGTAAAAGGTTGTTGATAGGTGACAGACAAATTGTTATCACGTGGCTTGAATTCAAACTGGTTCACTCGATCCACAATAGCGACCTCATTAAAATCGCCTATGAAAAAGAAGTCAATGTTATCTAATTGGAGCATCTGATGAAACTGTTCAAGAGAACTTTGAGCTGTCTCTTGTCTCGCTAAATCAACTTTCCCCAATCTTGACATCCCGATTGTTTCGTCTTCAAAAAATAGTTGATTCAATTGCCCATGTGCATAATAATAAGGCTCTTCAATTTCTGACTCCAAATCGGAAATCGTATTTTTCTTTTCAACGTCAAATGTATCACTGTCAAAGTGATCTTCTACTACCAAAGGTGAAAAGAAGATAGTTTCTATAATGTCCAAAACTTCATCAGTAAGAACATTTTTCTTGCTCAAAAAGTCATCGCGCACAAAGGAAATATTCAAATCAACATAATGAACACGTCCCCTCTTAGAGACTGAGGTTGACAATTCTAC
Above is a window of Streptococcus sp. LPB0220 DNA encoding:
- the pgsA gene encoding CDP-diacylglycerol--glycerol-3-phosphate 3-phosphatidyltransferase, with protein sequence MKKENIPNALTLIRVVMIPIFIAILSLSHSYLGHIVAAVIFAIASITDYLDGFLARKWNVVSNFGKFADPMADKLLVMSAFIMMIELKMVPAWIAAVIICRELAVTGLRLLLVETGGTVLAAAMPGKIKTFSQMFAIIFLLCHWTLPGQVLLYIALIFTIYSGYDYFKGSSYLFKDTFK
- the yfmH gene encoding EF-P 5-aminopentanol modification-associated protein YfmH, coding for MKIKEKYYESVGEQVYFTRLSNGLTIHLIPKEDYYETYGIITTKFGSVDTRILVNGDERQYPAGIAHFLEHKVFEDENGQDYLKKFVHLGSESNAFTSFTKTSYLFSTTSKVPENIQLLLEMVSKVSFTEKSVSKEREIIQQEIGMYQDSPDYRLFFGALENLYPGTPLADDIAGTRESISDITIDNLRENFDLFYHPSQMHLLVIGNFDVDEVLQVVKEYDLVPLHPSVELERFPVEKNEVRLNQSCRMEVATPKLAIGIRGNDIIKEEEKFRYKLMLKLLFSMMFGWTSQRFQSLYEAGKIDNSLTLEVEVEELFHFVILTMDTQEPVSLSHQFRSAIKQFEKDPDVNQEHLDTIKSEMFGDFLQGLNSLEYSATQFEYFSDGSTSYDLPKILQGISLQDIIKLGRQFIDQAEMVDYMIFQK
- the yfmF gene encoding EF-P 5-aminopentanol modification-associated protein YfmF, with product MELVKGVNLHFLQSKKFKTNKIKVLFSSPLDENTVAARVLVACMMETANQKYPTSQLFREKLASLYGVELSTSVSKRGRVHYVDLNISFVRDDFLSKKNVLTDEVLDIIETIFFSPLVVEDHFDSDTFDVEKKNTISDLESEIEEPYYYAHGQLNQLFFEDETIGMSRLGKVDLARQETAQSSLEQFHQMLQLDNIDFFFIGDFNEVAIVDRVNQFEFKPRDNNLSVTYQQPFTNVVREKLEQKQNQQSILELGYHFSTQYGESLHIPLVVLNGMLGAFSHSRLFQIIREKEGLAYTISSHFDIFTGFMRVFAGIDKESRTKVMTLIMRQLNDLKRGKFTESEFQLTKEMLVNTTLLAQDRQNTLIEREYLKTILGKKVLSLEEWLESIDKVSREEIIEVAKTINLQSVYFMEGK
- a CDS encoding helix-turn-helix domain-containing protein — its product is MKKRTIGQVLRLSRVNLHLSLQDVSNKTAIGIPYIEALENDEFDLLPSPFYAQIYLKKLAWALGLDESILLTAFREGKELLFDEEILVDDEELHSRKLRQKASWLPILYYLLVSFAILGFVIYIVYFYEFTASVK